The Bacillus carboniphilus genome contains a region encoding:
- a CDS encoding ETX/MTX2 family pore-forming toxin, giving the protein MKFVISGLLCTLLALSFSSNSYAAPSEIVDFESELNEAFRESLSFMPLRDHILSQLKISQEVEVNNARVEELGSPQISNRDTQYAGKTYLMNNTNTEQTLKSQSIDVQMDQTVSNSVTEGITIGNEIEAGFSLWGLGVNNTLSTEYSFSSTQEKSNTTSTTVSIPSQEITVPANTKLVLTAVSQRVQATGTTQLKANLSGNVVTSMELPGLGMHQVNSFNIYDVFNAATDSGYELPSTLTLDHQNREVLFSGKGTYTADYGTDLRLQLDYYSIENSAKNSARIASQAQQKETIASEPYKTEVININ; this is encoded by the coding sequence ATGAAATTTGTAATCTCTGGTCTACTTTGCACATTATTAGCTTTATCGTTCTCGTCAAATTCTTATGCAGCACCTTCGGAAATAGTTGATTTTGAAAGTGAATTAAATGAAGCGTTTAGAGAAAGCCTAAGTTTCATGCCACTGAGAGATCATATTTTAAGTCAACTTAAGATTTCTCAAGAAGTAGAAGTTAATAACGCACGTGTGGAAGAGCTTGGTTCTCCTCAAATAAGTAATAGAGATACACAATACGCAGGTAAAACTTATCTAATGAATAACACCAATACAGAACAAACGTTGAAGAGCCAATCTATTGATGTTCAGATGGATCAAACAGTGAGCAATTCTGTAACAGAGGGAATTACTATAGGGAACGAAATTGAAGCTGGGTTCTCACTTTGGGGACTAGGGGTTAATAACACCTTGAGCACAGAATACTCATTCAGTAGCACTCAAGAAAAATCAAATACAACCAGTACTACTGTTAGTATTCCTTCTCAGGAAATCACGGTCCCGGCTAATACCAAATTAGTTTTAACTGCTGTTTCTCAAAGGGTACAGGCAACTGGCACAACACAACTTAAAGCTAATCTTAGTGGAAATGTTGTGACGTCAATGGAATTACCTGGATTAGGGATGCATCAAGTTAATAGTTTTAATATTTATGATGTGTTTAACGCAGCAACTGATAGCGGATATGAACTCCCTTCTACTCTAACATTAGATCATCAAAATAGAGAAGTGCTTTTTAGTGGTAAAGGAACATACACAGCCGATTATGGAACTGATCTTCGTCTACAGTTAGATTATTATAGTATAGAGAATAGTGCAAAGAATAGTGCACGAATAGCTTCTCAAGCACAACAAAAAGAAACAATAGCTTCTGAACCTTACAAAACAGAAGTGATAAATATCAACTAA
- a CDS encoding peptidoglycan D,D-transpeptidase FtsI family protein, with protein sequence MSVPRGEIYDRNGQPIVLNEQVPSITYTRINGVSQKDIVELAEKLAKIIDKDTEKVTERDLKDYWIITRPEQALKKITDEELNSEKLDDKDLYELQLDRINEADLNEIDKDELEVVAIFREMTSGYYYTSQTIKRHATQEEMAIIAENSETFPGVDIHTDWDRKYTYDDTLRSILGSVSSTTRGLPKDELDYYLSKGYNRNDRVGLSQLEYQYEEELRGSKRQMAIEEKDGEILSWKTFNEGVSGKDLVLTIDIELQKQVEEIVSTRLLRAKPGEPFLDRAFVVMMNPKTGEVLSLTGKQLVKKDGKYVVQDYSLGTISSAYEMGSTVKGATILTGLQEGAISPATVFQDATMHLKGTPDKSSYKTLGTMNIKNALKRSSNVYMFKTVLAMFGTSYYPFMSFPNDPEVFDSLRYHFNQFGLGVKTGIDLPGEIKGLSQKKEAGKELDFSIGQYDTYTPMQLAQYVSTIANDGYRMKPHLVKQIRDSSSSSEELGAVKESIEPVVLNKVDMPQQYLDLVQSGFKAVYQEAGGTANYDFGKSPYNSYNLAGKTGTAQSFYYDSIKEKLITSPSTYNLTLVGYAPYDDPEIAFSIVVPYSLKDDSGINKYIGQDIIKAYFENKNKDK encoded by the coding sequence ATGAGTGTTCCAAGAGGTGAAATATATGATAGGAATGGACAACCAATCGTATTAAATGAGCAAGTTCCTTCCATAACTTATACGAGAATTAATGGTGTTTCTCAAAAAGATATAGTCGAGCTTGCTGAAAAGCTCGCCAAAATTATTGATAAAGATACAGAAAAAGTGACTGAGCGTGATTTGAAAGATTATTGGATCATTACTAGACCAGAGCAGGCATTGAAAAAAATAACCGATGAAGAATTAAACAGCGAAAAACTAGATGATAAAGATTTATATGAATTACAACTAGATAGAATCAACGAAGCTGATTTAAACGAAATCGACAAGGACGAATTAGAGGTTGTTGCGATTTTCAGGGAAATGACGAGTGGGTACTATTATACCTCGCAAACCATTAAAAGACATGCAACACAAGAGGAAATGGCGATCATTGCCGAAAATTCAGAGACCTTTCCTGGTGTTGATATTCATACCGATTGGGACCGTAAGTATACTTACGATGACACCCTTCGATCGATTTTAGGAAGTGTCTCTTCCACAACAAGAGGACTACCTAAAGATGAACTAGACTACTATTTATCCAAAGGGTATAACCGAAACGACCGTGTTGGATTAAGCCAACTAGAATATCAATACGAAGAAGAACTAAGGGGCTCCAAAAGACAAATGGCAATTGAAGAAAAAGATGGGGAAATTTTATCGTGGAAAACTTTCAATGAAGGTGTTTCTGGTAAGGATTTAGTCTTAACGATTGATATTGAACTACAAAAACAAGTAGAAGAAATTGTGTCAACACGATTACTGAGAGCTAAACCAGGCGAACCCTTTTTAGACCGAGCTTTTGTCGTGATGATGAACCCAAAAACAGGAGAAGTCCTTTCTTTAACGGGAAAACAACTAGTGAAAAAAGATGGGAAATATGTGGTACAAGATTATTCATTAGGTACGATTAGTTCAGCTTATGAAATGGGATCAACTGTAAAAGGAGCAACCATATTAACAGGATTACAAGAAGGGGCGATTAGTCCTGCTACTGTTTTTCAGGACGCAACAATGCACTTGAAAGGGACACCTGACAAAAGTTCTTATAAAACTCTAGGTACCATGAATATTAAAAATGCCTTAAAAAGGTCTTCTAACGTTTATATGTTTAAGACAGTACTCGCTATGTTTGGCACTAGTTATTACCCTTTTATGAGTTTTCCTAACGACCCTGAAGTATTTGATTCACTTCGATATCATTTTAATCAATTTGGTTTAGGGGTAAAAACAGGAATTGATCTCCCAGGTGAAATTAAAGGCTTATCCCAAAAGAAAGAAGCAGGGAAAGAATTGGATTTTTCGATTGGTCAGTATGACACGTACACACCTATGCAATTAGCTCAATACGTTTCAACGATCGCCAATGATGGATATCGTATGAAACCACACTTAGTAAAACAGATTAGAGACTCAAGCTCTTCTTCTGAAGAGTTAGGAGCTGTAAAAGAATCGATAGAGCCAGTTGTACTTAATAAAGTAGACATGCCCCAGCAATATCTTGATCTCGTTCAAAGTGGATTTAAGGCAGTTTATCAGGAGGCTGGAGGAACGGCAAATTACGATTTTGGAAAATCTCCCTATAATTCGTATAATCTAGCAGGAAAAACGGGAACAGCTCAATCATTTTATTATGATTCTATTAAAGAGAAGTTAATTACGAGCCCTTCTACTTACAATTTAACATTAGTTGGATATGCGCCTTATGACGATCCTGAAATCGCTTTTTCTATCGTCGTTCCGTATTCACTGAAAGACGATAGTGGTATTAATAAGTACATTGGACAAGATATCATCAAAGCTTATTTTGAAAACAAAAACAAAGACAAGTAA
- a CDS encoding GntR family transcriptional regulator, with protein MDVKFNNRDPVYVQVIRHFKEQIAKGVFEPGQEIPSRRELANKLKINPNTAQRSYKEMEEQELIYTDGNLPSRITKDEKVLKKVREELILEAVDTFVHSVQSINVPLHDALDLVKNKYQGESNN; from the coding sequence ATGGATGTGAAGTTTAATAATCGAGATCCTGTCTATGTGCAAGTGATTCGTCATTTTAAAGAACAGATTGCCAAAGGTGTTTTTGAACCTGGTCAAGAGATTCCTTCAAGAAGAGAGTTAGCGAATAAGTTGAAGATAAATCCAAATACGGCACAACGGTCGTATAAAGAAATGGAGGAACAAGAATTGATTTATACCGACGGAAATTTGCCAAGTCGCATAACAAAGGATGAAAAAGTATTGAAGAAGGTACGAGAGGAACTAATTTTAGAGGCGGTTGATACATTTGTTCATTCCGTTCAGTCCATTAATGTACCTTTACATGATGCCTTAGATTTAGTGAAAAACAAGTACCAAGGTGAAAGTAATAACTAG
- a CDS encoding DUF3888 domain-containing protein: MKKIISSLLIILLIAFSSDIVHAIEQESNNFNVDLTGYDEYSFGDFNQIGYKITPLAQLFLGIIQTEQEWIDEPRVYIKGKKGYFHLWKKDGTNVLYTIEKETSGYLKGDWKVVDVKRKKINRIPVSKKLLKEALIERLVIPISKVIESYYGESKLWYRGDEKVLEIKKDENYINVTVQVVTFEGAHSPPYGQETIIFQISRGGHVKVVKHNHRDILEQEWTKLQLR; the protein is encoded by the coding sequence TTGAAAAAGATAATAAGTTCTTTGCTCATAATTTTACTAATAGCTTTTTCAAGCGATATTGTCCATGCCATTGAACAAGAATCTAACAATTTTAATGTTGATTTAACTGGGTATGACGAATATTCTTTTGGTGACTTTAATCAAATTGGTTATAAAATCACTCCGCTTGCTCAGTTATTTTTAGGTATTATCCAAACAGAACAAGAATGGATTGACGAACCTAGGGTTTACATTAAAGGAAAGAAGGGATATTTTCATCTTTGGAAGAAAGATGGGACAAATGTATTGTACACAATAGAGAAGGAAACAAGTGGGTATTTAAAGGGGGATTGGAAAGTTGTTGATGTGAAAAGAAAGAAAATTAACAGAATTCCAGTATCTAAAAAGTTGCTTAAAGAAGCTTTAATTGAACGATTAGTTATTCCTATTTCTAAGGTAATTGAAAGTTATTATGGAGAGTCTAAACTGTGGTATAGAGGCGATGAAAAGGTCCTTGAAATTAAAAAAGATGAAAATTATATTAACGTGACCGTGCAAGTGGTTACCTTTGAAGGAGCTCATAGTCCTCCTTATGGTCAAGAAACGATAATCTTCCAGATTTCAAGGGGGGGTCATGTTAAGGTTGTGAAACATAATCATAGAGACATCCTAGAACAAGAATGGACAAAGTTGCAGTTGCGATAA
- a CDS encoding class I SAM-dependent methyltransferase encodes MMYDMLRDPKEFWEDFYEDRSKEIPFFQIEGPDENLVHYFEQTIAPKKVLELGWGPGRNAIYMAKQGCKVDAIDISENAIEWANERALKEGVSVNFHCRSIFDIDVEPATYDFIYDCGLFHHLAPHRRLSHIEMIKKALKKDGFFGIVCFNKTGASDTSDWDIYKKGSLNGGIGYSEERLKDILNKDFIIHEFRTMRKIHQPNSIFGEDFLWTSLMTMRDDA; translated from the coding sequence ATGATGTATGATATGTTAAGAGACCCAAAAGAGTTTTGGGAAGACTTTTATGAGGATCGGTCAAAAGAAATTCCCTTTTTTCAGATTGAAGGACCTGATGAAAATTTAGTTCACTATTTTGAACAAACAATCGCTCCTAAAAAAGTATTAGAGCTAGGCTGGGGACCTGGAAGAAATGCAATCTATATGGCGAAACAGGGCTGCAAAGTTGACGCTATAGATATATCAGAAAATGCGATTGAATGGGCAAACGAAAGAGCCTTAAAAGAAGGAGTATCCGTCAATTTTCACTGTCGCTCAATTTTTGATATTGATGTTGAACCTGCCACATATGATTTTATCTATGATTGTGGTTTATTCCATCACTTAGCTCCCCATCGTCGATTGTCTCATATAGAGATGATAAAGAAAGCTCTCAAAAAAGACGGCTTCTTTGGAATTGTTTGTTTTAATAAGACTGGAGCTTCCGATACTTCCGATTGGGATATTTATAAGAAAGGATCGTTAAATGGCGGAATTGGTTATTCGGAAGAGCGATTAAAAGACATACTAAATAAGGATTTTATTATTCACGAATTCAGAACGATGAGAAAGATACATCAGCCAAATTCGATATTTGGTGAAGATTTTTTATGGACAAGTCTGATGACGATGAGAGATGATGCTTAA
- a CDS encoding DUF2441 domain-containing protein → MKETEFYAYHIVTRKRMRVGQTITFDQTQKNTLYRFFFERDHLNGKGEDLFQIFSNHYTEKGLILEKENADLAINYMGQTIRAVREVIAEMVRLQEYPEYPSRLSCLYAAKSYEDALKWKQLFDSYHRDVLQIVKLKVLGTSFEGDATLLPKEDGVPFSKKIEQAREYWNGNGSNQLSELLLNGKIEVVEIMDNFLA, encoded by the coding sequence ATGAAAGAAACCGAATTTTACGCCTATCATATTGTGACTAGAAAAAGAATGAGGGTAGGGCAAACGATTACGTTTGATCAGACACAAAAAAATACGCTATATCGATTCTTTTTTGAAAGGGACCATTTGAATGGCAAGGGTGAAGATTTATTTCAGATTTTTAGCAATCATTATACGGAAAAAGGTTTGATTTTGGAAAAAGAAAATGCTGATTTAGCAATCAACTATATGGGACAAACGATTAGGGCTGTGAGGGAAGTCATAGCCGAAATGGTGAGGCTACAAGAATACCCGGAGTATCCATCAAGGTTATCTTGTTTATATGCTGCGAAGAGCTATGAGGATGCTTTGAAATGGAAACAATTATTTGATTCTTATCATCGCGATGTTTTACAGATTGTTAAACTAAAAGTTTTGGGCACATCTTTCGAAGGGGACGCAACCCTTTTGCCAAAAGAAGATGGGGTGCCGTTTTCAAAGAAAATAGAACAGGCGAGAGAATATTGGAATGGAAATGGATCAAATCAACTTTCAGAACTTTTATTAAATGGAAAGATTGAAGTGGTGGAAATTATGGATAACTTTCTGGCTTAA